Genomic DNA from Hordeum vulgare subsp. vulgare chromosome 2H, MorexV3_pseudomolecules_assembly, whole genome shotgun sequence:
catgaagctgaggcaggccggcaacgggcttcgcaagttgtgggacgtggaggtggcgttcgacaccgatggaagcatgtacctagatcgtggctggaaggaGTTCGTCCatgcctacgacctgcggcacgggcacttccttgtcttcaggtacgacaacaacgccacgttcgccgtgaaggtgttcgacacgactatgtgtcggaggcgctaccaggacgacgacgatgtcagtacgctctgtctcttcttcctatctattaggctatgtctcatacccatttaaaaaaaactttttgcatttggcaaggcaatgggagcaggagcatcgagtactgcgacaggtgctatgtctacggcagcaacgactctggctatagcaaaagtagcagcgactctgggtacaacaaaagtagcagcgacgatggcctcacgatggtgatcccacagctgggcgacagggccatgccaattctggtagaggagtacatcccacagcctggcctggggcttcgccgctctaagcgcatcaggatgatgaaggagaaggtgaagaagcaggagtgaagatcttaagaacctgatggacCTTTAATCTTCatagtgtaaaccttttaagtacgatagtgttgaactgttactgcacttttaagtatgatggtggtgtgcctcatgaaattttgtgcatgctcatggatgctcattgatgaaagataaaattatttctttttgtgcttgctcatggatgctccttggttggtgtatataacaacctaaattaacccctaaaccagccctttcaaaaaaaactcagcttcagccaggtgctgacgcgtggatgccttttggtcccggttggtgtcaccaaccgggactaaaaggccccccctgcctggcctggccgcagcagccacgtggaggcccatctgtcccggttggtgtaagaaccgggactaaagaccgagggcattagtaacaaccttttagtctcggttccaaaaccgggacagaaggcccttacgaaccgggacaaaaggccatttttctactagtgagtgcCCACGATGACTTTATAGTGAAGTGTGTGCGAGAAATTTCAGAGTGTTCTTGCTATATTTTTAGGTTGCACATTATTCATGAGGTAGCTTCCACATCCCAAATCCACAACATTGGAACTATTAAAGATAAACAAAACAAACGTCATTGCATAAGGTAGCATCTACATATCAGATCAACAACATTGCAACAATCGTCGGTAAACAAAAGAGATTTCAACAAATGACAACTGCAATTACACAACTATGAACGACCACATATCCTCCGGCTTCGCTGTGTACGTGAGAGCCCCTAAAACGTCATCGACTTTCGTCACACGCTTTACGATGAATGGCCACCTATCCTCCTCTGCATACTCATTCTCCTGCACCATCTGCTCGTCGACGATCAAAGCAGGCTTCGACAGCCGATCCTTGTCctcgtcctcatcctcctccacCATTTGCTTGTCGACGGGCGCATGCTTTTCGACTGTCCTCAGAAATTCCGTCACATTATcagtcgcggggggggggggggggggggggggctgcacgTAGATCACCCCTGGTATACCAGCGACTCCATTACCTCACGCATCACCCTGACTTGACATGAAATTATTCGCCGGGTCTCATCCATCGTCGCATCTATCAACAATTGCACCGCATGCTGTGCCACAACTTTGATGCTTGAAAACCAGGAACAGATCTCCTTGCACTTATCTACTAAGGCAACATCACTGCCGTAGAACATCTCCAACGACGTTGTCAACACCGCCGACGGCTGCGGGATTAGGGGTGGGGGAGGTGGAGGATGGGCTGCTCGGGCTACCTGGGGATGCGAAATGAGAGATATTTCGCCTCCCTTTTTTTATTAACAAATGGCCCAGCCGTCCACTAGGCGGTCTCACTTGTTAGCATTTCAATGGTTCCACGCATGAGTACTGGGTGAAGTAACGGTCAGTGGCTTTAACCCGACGACAAGACACCGTTTGACCTTTTGCGAGGAATGGTAGATGGGCGAGGCAAATTAAGCGTAGCGCACAACTAAGAAAGGAGAGGCATAGAAACAGAAATATCATTAAAATAATAGAGGGAGCATTATTCATTTACCAACAATAGCACATATATTATGCTTCTTAAATGTTTAAACCATGCATCAAGTACACATTACATTCGTGTGCCAATCTAGATGGCGAGTATTGCACACTAGAATTTGAAGCACCTATATATCGCTCACACGTATTTATTcatttatttattatttatttagtGTGACGTCTGGATGGGGCGATCGCGCGCTTGTACATACGTGGAGCGAGCCAGCTTCTTCAATTCACCTGTACCTCCGGCCACCGCAGCTGCCCTCCCTCTGGCAGTTGAAGTAGGCGGCGGCCACCGGAGCGCCGAGGCCGTAGCACTCGGCCAGGTCTCTGGTGATGAAGTTGGAGCGCCACCCTGGCGCGTAGATGGCCTGCCGCGCCGCCTGCCGGAACACCACGAAGGCCACGCGGTGGATCCCCGCCGTCGGCTGCGGCTTCTCATACGCCATCACCTCAGTTCCTGCATGCAGCCATGCACCCACCCCAAAGTTTGATTATGACATCTTCAATAGTTTATATGTTGTTTTGTTAGTAAAATTGTTTATGTTAACAAGCAACAAGGGATCATACAAGTATTTCAATGGTTGCATCTAAATTAtccaataaaaaaagagagaataaATGCAATTGCTCTCTCTTTAACCTTGAAGCTTGTGCAAGAGCTGTTGGTTAATCTAtatactcatctctctcctcatttatttGTTGACACATCATTATATATTCTAGATGACAAAGTTACCAACAATTATCTTACTAGTATAACTATTGAAAATGCCCTTAATGGTTCCCTCCGAACTATCTGTTTTTTGCTTGTATACTCTGTAAATTAACTTCTTACCACGGCTCATGTCACCTCCGTCTGGTATGTCTGTCACCAACCTATATGCAGGCGAGAAATAAGCTCAATTAGCTTTTTTGGGGAATAAGCTTAATTAGCTAGACGTAATAAGGTGAACTAATGgatggtttttgttttttttgtcaaAAAGCATAGCCCACAAAgtgcataattagcttaattctcTGCTATACTATATATGTAGTCAAGAATTAAAGCGAAGCAATTAGCTTAATTATGGAAAGTCATGTTCagctcccgagctcatttgatCACAAAATGACATTCGTAGAATGTCgtctaaaaaaacaaaatcaatacTACAAAACGTTATCGAAAATAACACTTTTGAAGCATCATTTTTTTTGCCACGTCTCCTACAAATGTTATTTTCTGAGAAAATTTTGTGAGCGCTGATAACTTTTGTCAACGTTTGCTCCAAAAAGAAATCAGAATTGTTTAaacttttttgaatatttttctaTGGTACTGTTCACccaagctcatttgagctcgggctcAAAAATATCACGCCCCTTAATTCTCTGCTATACTATAGTAGTAGTAAATACACATACACTAATGACTTTATATTTTTCTGAGGAAATGCTTAGCAAAAAAGTGACAAAGGTATAAATTAGCGAGCATGCACGTACCAATGGAGGTACTCCCGTTGGGTAGGGTTGGTTGGGCTGGGTACATCCGGGTCGACCATCACCTGAAACATGGCATAACACATTCATGCAACGCATAGGCATGTTTAAAATAAACGACGCGCGTGCATGCTTTCATGATTTCATGCAACGAAATGACGTGCATGAACGTATGTCCACTCACGAGCGTGTAGAGTGACCCGCGGCGTCCAGTGATCCGCACCGTCGGCTGGTTCTCCACCTGCGACGGCCTCAGCTCGAACCCGTTGGTGATCTCGCGGTTGCTGTACAGCACCCTCAGCTGCGCCGCCATGTCGAAGTAATCGACCACGTCGCCGACGATCCTCCCCACGATCAGCGGATCCCTCGACGCCATGCTCGACTTAACTAACCTTACTGCTTAGGTTTAGGTTAGATGCTCGACGTACTGCCTTGCGTAAAAGCTTGCTGTGGTATATGCAGCGGCGTACGTACTCCTATTTATAGACCTCCCGGTGAAGTCCTCTCGCACGAGGTCTCAATGTGACCACGGCTCAAAAGATACGAGGTCTGGTGTACCTTTTCGCCAATCCTAGACTGATCACAAGTACCTGAAAGATACTGGACTGCAAAAGTGTTGACATGTGACATCGTTGAACTTGTGGCAGCTTCCTCTTTTCTGATCGGACGGCTGAAGTTTTGCCGCCAGAGAGTTTAGATTATGATCCGACGACTGGAAATCATTGCCGCTTGACACCAAGTGGTATAGGGGCTTCTTCTTGGAATCTGATAACTTTCTGCAATTGTCCATCTCAATCTTTTAGGCCTAGATAGCTAGTGGAAATGGGCAGCTTGGAGTTATAATCTGCAACTTTGACAAAATCCGAATCTACCCtgccagaaaaaagaaaaagaaatattctTTCTTCTTACATGATATATAAAATAGTACAACTATTGGAGTGCTCTGGAGTCAGCTACGGTACATCATATTGTGGCGAAAGGCTTGATATCATGGTCAACATTCTCCCGCTTAACATAGTGCAGAATACACTCTAGACAACAAACTAGCCCTAAGGGTCAGCATAAGCCGTGTGGTAGCTGGAATGCAAAAATAACGTTAGGGTTTTGACTCACAATTCACCATCAAATCTACTGTCCTCAAAACTGAAATATCGAGGAATCAATTATCACCGAGTCCATACAAACATATGTACTAACCTCTATGCTACTCCCTATGACGCTGATTACCCCGTTACATGTTACAGTTTTTCAGGCATGCCTATCTCATGCGACTGGGATTTCTCTAGATATTAGTGAATATATTAAAAAATAAAGCTTGCAATAACTATCAACAAATGATCCTTCATTATATGAAATTGGAGAGGGGTGGTCTCTCCTTTGctccaaaaaaaatcagcaaaTGATCCTAGCAAAATTCACAAAAATGGATCCAATGGCCTATGTACTCGACTGAGGTTTAGTAAGTTCTCACACAACTGAGAATTAGACATTATGTAGTGGTTTCAATGGTACATAAAATCGCAAGTTTTGACTTGACATTTTTAATGACCCAGCGTAACCGCCCATGATATATTTCTATCTAGAGTAAAATTCATCAACAGTCACTGAACTCATTCGTCGCGTGCAAAAACATCACTTAATTCAGAAACTGTATTGTTTGTGTTGATAAACTTGTTCCACGTCTGCACATACGGTCACCACGGACGTTTTCGTTCGTATTTTGCTTGTGTGGCATCGTCTTACTCAGAGACGGAGCTCCCTTGTAGGCAATGGGGTCAATTGACCCCAGTAAAGTTAGCAACTGCTTCACTGATTTAGCACTAGTCATTACTCATTTATAAAGGATGACCCCATTATCATAGACATTGACCGCATTAAACTTTTTTTCAAGCTTCGTCACTGGTCTTACTCGTCGTACGCTGCCATGTCATCATTTTAAGGACCGCAAAAAGAAAATTTCGGAACTGGAGGTTGGTTTGTGAGAAATGCCAGGGCAAACCGTCTCATCTGAAAAGTAAATCAGGTACTGTGATACTCCTTTCCAGTTTATTGGACACAGCCACGAGGGCGAGAGAAAGAAGCCGGACAAGTTTATTGATGTGATTTGTAAGCTGAACCCAATACATTAGAAAGGAGTATCTAACTATATTACTACATCATTTCAAATTTAAATTAGAAACATAGTTCAACATAGGGAAAATGATAAATCTCAACGTGAATAATAGTTAAAACAAATCGGGCAATGAAATTGACCCATTTCAAAAATAAATTATATCCAAAGAAAAGCATACATGATCAATTTTAACAAGGATGTGACTATAACATGtaaaaaaagaaaagtgaacaaaatAATTTACATGATCTAAATGCAAGATCTCGGAAATATAGCACGAACGAAGATATAAGCAAGTCTCAGTCGTCGACTAAGATTTAACAAGACTGATTTAATTAAGATAAAACTCAGGCTGGCTAGCCCACCACCCATGGTGGCCAGTGCTACCTAGTATGAAATGAACCCGGGTGACTGCTACATCTACCAGATTTTGTTTGCCCAGGAAGAGAGACTTTCTCTTGACCAGTGACCACAGTGTACCACACAAGATGTAAAGTTAATTTTGGCACCATGGCCAGGCCAGGACAGGACTGTTCCAATCGCCGCACATTCTTGAATATATCGCACCGCACGACCGAATCCACGACGATTTTACATCGTCCCTGCGTTGCCGACAGAAGCCCCGGACTGTACAGCACGTGCAAGCCATGCAAGAGGAATAAGCTCGAGCTCGACGGCGACCGGAGAATGATTGGGTGAGAGCTAGCGGCTGCAGAATGATCCATGGTCAGCCATGCAAAGTTGCCGCCCGCCGCAAAACAGAATTTATGCGTGATCCCGTGATGGGTACGTGAGGGCATGCAGCGGCAGCTCCCCCCGCTTGCTCGTGATTCGCCGACGGCGGCATTTTCCGATCGATGCACAGCCACCACTCTCGTAGGAATCTTGCGTGGTTGGGTCCCGTGAGCGAGAGAACTTGACCGAGGAATCTTCTTTCTCTCAGCGTTCAATAGCGCATTGGACCCACCGTTCTgaaatataaggtgcataaagtcTTCTCCAAAATCAAAGTTATGTTTGATTGATCAAGTTCATAGATTTCAAAATATAATATGCATAATTTTTGTGTGAAGTCAAAGTTGCGTAAGTTTGATCAAGCTTAGGGATAGAAGATTCCACGtctaaaatactccctccgtcccaaaataaatgtcttaactttgtattaactttagtataaagttgtattaagcttgagacacttattttaagacggagggagtacatgatgaAAATACACTTACTGATggatccgttgctatttatttgatcacccacaaaaaagaaaaataatattaatttgaTGTTGTTGTAGATGATTATTTCTACAAAAATGGTCAAATTTACTAGCCTTATGGTTTAGAAGGGTGTCCATTTTAGTTTGGATGTAGTGTGGCTTCTCGTGGGCATGAAAATTACTGGGGAAAGAGGTATCACCTGACCTGGGTGCAGTATTTTTGGATCAATAGATGTGTTACGGTGTTCCATTTGTTGCAAGAGGTAAGATATAACTTGCACTCAGGTTTATCTCCTTCACACAGTGACAGTTATAGGGTCGTCATCGCATgaagaggagatgaagaaggaaaaggaggtgaTGTTGGAGGTTAACAAAAAGAACATTGAGGATGAGAAGAGGAATGGATCAGTAAGAGTTACAACCACGTCGTAAGATACATGGGATTGAGCATGAAATCACTAACAAATCTAGTAAAGTGTTGTATGCATTGTGTagctaagggcatctccaacggcAACCCACTATTTCCTCCCACATTCGTCCATTGACAGGAGGAAACGGTCCGCGGACACACACGTGGGAGGCTGCCATCCAATGTTGTCCGCGTGCATTTCAAACACTTTGTGAAGCAACTGGACGAAATTCAGGCAAACGCGGGTGTATTTCATACAAATTGGATGACATTCATGCAAACACGACATATTTTCATTCGATTTCTAACATTTAGAACAAGAAACATGTTCCAACCCGATCCTAAACCTAACCTGTGATGTCCTCCGGCGTCGAAGCCCTTGTCGTCCTCCATCCATCGTCTACATGATAACCGGTGATAAGATTGATGAAGTCAAGTCGTGGTCTCTGGCGAGGAAGAACAGAATACAAGCGATGGACTGGCCTACATGGAGTACCAGACCATGTCGCCTGCCATTCCATACTCATCATCCTTGGAGGAGTTTGCGCCTTGTCCGTCGTCAGTGGACGTGAGGTCCACGATGGAGATGGTGGCACTATCGTTTTTTCATCGAACCGGCCCGATGATAGTTCATAAGCGGGGCGTAGGAGGCGcaattggtgttgttctcgtctacGATCGCCGGCAGTTGCGATTTCGTGGCGGCCGCTTCCTGGCGAGCGGCGACCTTAGTACGGAGGGCGTCGTAGAGCCCACGATGCTCTGCAACGAAGTTGGGCTTCTCCATGTACATGGCTACCATGGCCACCTCGCTCATGCACTCGCCGTCGATCTGGACAACCGCTAGTCGGTGTTGCTCCAGTGCCCGCTTGAACACCGACATAGGCGCCGGCGCAGGCTGCACATCTGCCATGGTGGCTTTGTAGTGTGCCTGCTCCATGATGAAACCGGGGTGCACAAGCGTAGGCGCAAGAGTAGTGTCGCCGGAGCCCGTCTCCATCGTgatgtcgtcctcatcgtcagaAACCCTGGGTGCGCTAGCTGGCAAACCGGCCTCCATTAGCTTGGCATGGCGGCTCTGCCAGGCGACAGCAAGGGTGGCCACTCGTGCTTCATCTCCATGAAAATGCTCTCCCACAAAGCTTCATTGCATGCGGTCATGGTGGATACGGTCAAGGGAGGAGAATGGGAAGCGTCTTGTGTTATGGAGTGGAGTTAATTAACCGGGTATGGCTGCCTTTAAATAAGGGATTATGGTTACATCAGGCGTTAATGCGTGGCTCGGAGTGGGTTTCTCGGCCGGCGAGCCTGCTTAATGGCGGAACACAGACGGACATTGAACGGGCGTGATAGATATTAGCCCTGCTTCGTCCAGTAATGTGTGGCCAAGATTGAACAGACACCGATACAGGGAACGCATCACAGGCGGCACCCTCGGCCGGCACGCCGCTTCAATAACGATGGCATGGAGaggtcactagtggggacggggcctttagccccggcacgtaaggggctttagtcccggttcaccaaccgggactaaaggggcgggactaaaggcctaacctttagtcccggccctgttacaagccgggtctaaaggtgctccacgtgggcgcctcgtagcgccccagggacaggacctttagtcccggttcgttacacgggccgggactaaagagttttagattttgcttattttcggggtttttttaataaaattatttttgggttttagggttttagggtttaggtgttcgggagattaacgtgatgcctcgtttggtgttcgggaattagttttcatataatttaaatagaaataattatgcatatatatataaggttaacttatcttacaagcgagcatatatatacaattatatggagatctgaattatcggaactagagcccgtctattcgattacatggacgaacatcagtaatggcccctagctacactaaatcgtcctttgtcatctatagcttacgtcctcagaaaggtcgcaagctcctctgcaacagcaatcgcgtgttgctctggtaggaccttcgtcctcatggccgtgtgctatataagaagaggagatgaatatgaatatcaatcatgataacaaagaatgacgggtaaaaatagaggtgtgaatgttcattgcttacgtcgaatctgtgatccttgtgctcagaggtaaacgtgcgaatggtctcgcaaacatagtatccgcatagatgcgttccccgtggctgctggtcgcactttacgagaatagaatatatatataatcaaaataataatctagcatcataaatgtattgaaaatagaagtatatcatactactacttacctgagccgctctaaaggtcagcttctcatgctcgataccaggagtcacgcacttgaaccgcttccaaaccctgcccgacaaggataatgatttgctaagtttttcattaattgatatatcataaaatcatcgaaagagaccgatagagcgcaagaatgattgaaattacccttggagcatgtcctgcaggctttggaactattccaagggtctcgataatgggtcgaaggcatcaactcttcccttatcaatttgaatgtccaacagaatccaatggaagctgcacatgtatatatatcaattacacttataagtgaatggacacaacagagtaaagaccctcacctgaagttgtatggaaacagtatgtggtcacataaattttgatatgttagaaaccttagaaggttttcctccatatccttgggataattagttagcgtcgctatatgtattttatctgggtcaataaacccaatatttatgatgctcttacaTTTACAattcagaatcttcattctgcataatagagtacaagttatatatagacaatgaattaaaataactaaacaagttatatgtagacaacgaattgaaaaacttacaaacaatagcaactcataagcgatttgtcgagggcgtcgccattgtacatctggaagagttcatcaaagtcgatatggatttgttcggggcggccgtagtactcctgtggaacactcaccacgatcatcgttctcccattctttgattcacttaagtaccattgatgcaaataacgcatatttgttgggagatcatctttgctgaccaaaggctcacccatgacaaactgtggcttaggggctaccacagccttgggtatcctgtcgtcttgggaagccagcaaatcttcaaccgagacaccacatgcagccgccaactgttggaattatgccctagaggcaataataaatatagttattattataattcctgtatcaagataatcgtttattatccatgctataattgtattgaatgaagactcatttacatgtgtggatacatagacaaaacaccgtccctagcaagcctatagttggctagccagttgatcaaagatagtcagtgtcttctgattatgaacaaagtgttgttgcttgataactggatcacgtcattaggagaatcacgtgatggactagacccaaactaatagacgtagcatgttgatcgtgtcattttgttgctactgttttctgcgtgtcaagtatttattcctatgaccataagatcatataactcactgacaccggaggaatgttttgtgtgtatcaaacgtcgcaacgtaactgggtgactataaatatgctctacaggtatttccgaaggtgttagttgagttagtatggatcaagactgggatttgtcactccgtgtgacggagaggtatctcggggcccactcggtaatacaacatcacacacaagccttgcaagcaatgtgacttagtgtaagttgcgggatcttgtattacggaacgagtaaagagacttgccggtaaacgagattgaaataggtatgcggatactgacgatcaaatctcgggcaagtaacataccgaaggacaaagggaatgacatacgggattatatgaatccttggcgttgaggttcaaacgataagatcttcgtagaatatgtaggatccaatatgggcatccaggtcccgctattggatattgaccgaggagtctctcgggtcatgtctacatagttctcgaacccgcagggtctgcacacttaaggttcgacgttgttttatgcgtatttgagttatatggttggttaccgaatgttgttcggagtcccggatgagatcacggacgtcacgagggtttctggaatggtccggaaacgaagattgatatataggatgacctcatttgattaccggaaggttttcggagttaccgggaatgtaccgggaatgacgaatgggttccgggagttcaccggggggggcaacccaccctggggaagcccataggccttgagggtggcacaccagcccttagtgggctggtgggacagcccaagagggccctatgcgcctagagaagaaaatcaaggagaaaaaaaaaagaggaggtgggaagggaaggaaggactccctcccaccaaaccaagtc
This window encodes:
- the LOC123431159 gene encoding protein FLOWERING LOCUS T-like, translating into MASRDPLIVGRIVGDVVDYFDMAAQLRVLYSNREITNGFELRPSQVENQPTVRITGRRGSLYTLVMVDPDVPSPTNPTQREYLHWLVTDIPDGGDMSRGTEVMAYEKPQPTAGIHRVAFVVFRQAARQAIYAPGWRSNFITRDLAECYGLGAPVAAAYFNCQREGSCGGRRYR